One stretch of Streptomyces sp. NBC_00443 DNA includes these proteins:
- a CDS encoding TetR/AcrR family transcriptional regulator, with amino-acid sequence MTPIRHNHSDSDAVLDAVRDCVLAVGVRRTTLTDVARRAGVSRMTLYRRWPDVRSLVGDLMTREWVAVATAAMPERQPGGTSARGLIVDGLVTGVGAFRAHPLFRKIVDVDPELLLPYVLDRRGASQQALLALLADGLREGHADGSVRAGHVERQARALLLIVQSFTLSLRTMTDEDDADLSSEAFLAELRSILERTLTP; translated from the coding sequence ATGACGCCTATTCGTCACAACCACTCGGACAGCGACGCGGTGCTCGACGCGGTACGCGACTGCGTCCTGGCCGTCGGAGTCCGCCGTACGACGCTGACCGACGTGGCCCGCCGCGCGGGTGTCTCCCGGATGACGCTGTACAGACGGTGGCCCGATGTGCGCTCCCTGGTGGGCGACCTCATGACCCGGGAGTGGGTCGCGGTGGCCACGGCAGCCATGCCCGAACGGCAGCCCGGTGGTACGAGCGCGCGCGGTCTGATCGTCGACGGGCTGGTGACCGGAGTGGGGGCCTTCCGCGCCCATCCGCTCTTCCGGAAGATCGTCGACGTCGATCCGGAACTGCTGCTCCCCTACGTCCTCGACCGCCGCGGCGCGAGCCAGCAGGCCCTTCTCGCCCTGCTGGCCGACGGCCTGCGCGAAGGCCACGCCGACGGGTCGGTACGCGCCGGCCATGTCGAACGGCAGGCACGGGCCCTGCTGCTGATCGTCCAGTCCTTCACCCTGTCCTTGCGGACCATGACCGACGAGGACGACGCCGACCTGAGCAGTGAGGCCTTCCTGGCGGAGCTGCGCAGCATCCTGGAAAGGACCCTCACGCCATGA
- a CDS encoding FAD-binding oxidoreductase — protein sequence MDMLWSGWGDPAKAAPLPETVTGLLRDWLGVKPRTAEPVALADIAVPEPGLEPVALQALSAAVGGEEHVRTDAESRIRHTRGKSTPDLIRMREGEVDDIPAAVVLPAGHDDVLAALRACAEHGLAVVPFGGGTSVVGGLAPARRGPFVALDLRRMDQLLALDPVSRTATLQPGLRAPHAEALLAEHGFTLGHFPQSFEWATIGGFAAARSSGQASAGYGRFDEMVLGLTVATPEGTLDTGRAPRSAAGPDLRQLVLGSEGAFGVITSVTLRIRPVPATRVYEGWRFDSFEAGAAALRRLAQDGPRPTVLRLSDETETLIGLAQPDAIGAAVDGQQSQGCTAIAGYEGTGEDTTYCRERASAVLRDCGGTPLGEEPGQRWMHGRYSAPYLRDSLLDAGAFVETLETATFWSRVPELYASVRDALSTTLTEAGTPPLVMCHISHVYENGASLYFTVVSAQGDEPVVHWEKAKHAANEAILAAGGTISHHHGVGIDHRDWYVREAGPLGIEALQAVKRRLDPQGLLNPGVLLPLD from the coding sequence ATGGACATGCTGTGGAGTGGCTGGGGCGACCCGGCCAAGGCGGCGCCGCTGCCCGAGACCGTGACCGGGCTGCTGCGCGACTGGCTCGGCGTCAAGCCGCGCACCGCCGAGCCGGTCGCCCTGGCGGACATCGCCGTACCCGAGCCGGGACTCGAACCCGTCGCACTCCAGGCCCTGTCCGCCGCGGTCGGCGGCGAAGAGCACGTCCGCACCGACGCGGAGAGCCGCATCCGGCACACGCGCGGCAAGTCCACCCCCGATCTGATCCGGATGCGTGAGGGCGAGGTCGACGACATCCCCGCGGCCGTCGTACTCCCCGCCGGCCACGACGACGTGCTCGCGGCCTTGCGCGCCTGCGCCGAACACGGCCTGGCCGTCGTCCCGTTCGGCGGTGGTACGTCCGTCGTCGGCGGCCTGGCCCCCGCCCGCCGCGGCCCCTTCGTCGCCCTGGACCTGCGCCGCATGGACCAGTTGCTCGCCCTCGACCCGGTCTCCCGCACCGCCACCCTGCAGCCCGGACTGCGCGCGCCGCACGCCGAGGCGCTGCTGGCCGAACACGGCTTCACGCTCGGCCACTTCCCCCAGTCCTTCGAGTGGGCCACCATCGGCGGCTTCGCAGCCGCCCGCTCCAGCGGCCAGGCGTCCGCCGGCTACGGCCGCTTCGACGAGATGGTCCTGGGCCTGACCGTCGCCACCCCCGAGGGCACCCTCGACACGGGCCGCGCGCCCCGCTCGGCGGCCGGCCCCGACCTGCGGCAGCTCGTGCTCGGCTCGGAGGGCGCGTTCGGCGTCATCACGTCCGTCACCCTGCGGATCCGTCCCGTACCCGCCACCCGCGTGTACGAGGGCTGGCGCTTCGACTCCTTCGAGGCGGGCGCCGCCGCGCTGCGCCGCCTCGCCCAGGACGGCCCGCGCCCGACGGTCCTGCGGCTGTCCGACGAGACCGAGACGCTGATCGGCCTCGCCCAGCCCGACGCCATAGGTGCCGCCGTCGACGGGCAGCAGTCCCAGGGATGCACGGCGATCGCCGGCTACGAAGGCACCGGCGAGGACACGACGTACTGCAGGGAGCGTGCGTCGGCCGTCCTCCGGGACTGCGGCGGAACCCCGCTGGGTGAGGAACCCGGACAGCGCTGGATGCACGGCCGTTACTCGGCGCCGTATCTGCGGGACTCCCTGCTGGACGCCGGCGCGTTCGTCGAGACACTGGAGACGGCGACCTTCTGGTCCCGCGTGCCCGAGCTGTACGCCTCCGTCCGCGACGCCCTGTCCACCACGCTCACCGAGGCCGGCACTCCACCCCTGGTCATGTGCCACATCTCCCACGTCTACGAGAACGGCGCCTCGCTGTACTTCACCGTCGTCTCGGCGCAGGGCGACGAGCCGGTGGTGCACTGGGAGAAGGCCAAGCACGCCGCCAACGAAGCGATCCTCGCCGCGGGCGGCACCATCAGCCACCACCACGGCGTGGGCATCGACCACCGCGACTGGTACGTCCGCGAGGCGGGGCCCCTCGGTATCGAGGCGCTCCAGGCGGTGAAGCGCCGACTGGACCCGCAGGGCCTGCTCAACCCCGGGGTCCTCCTCCCCCTCGACTGA
- a CDS encoding YegS/Rv2252/BmrU family lipid kinase, with amino-acid sequence MRQFTAIVNPTAGGSASAAALLSVARPLREAGADLETEYSRSLAHAQELARDAGERGRVVLAVGGDGIAGGVGGALSGTDALLGLVPAGRGNDFARALNLPTEPAALAEVLLHHEPRQVDTIEVESAVHDRTVVLGSVYAGVDALANRHANEATLLRGSASYYAGGLRAVTTWRPARYRVTVDGQEHLHTGYTVVAANSGYYGSGRLIAPDARVDDGLLDVVMIREAPRRLFFALMNELKTGAHVHRPQVQILRGREIRIAADREVPYGADGEVEATLPVTVRVLPGALRVLC; translated from the coding sequence ATGCGACAGTTCACCGCCATCGTCAACCCCACGGCGGGCGGATCCGCCTCAGCTGCCGCACTGCTGAGCGTGGCCAGGCCGCTGCGGGAGGCCGGGGCCGACCTGGAAACCGAGTACAGCCGCAGCCTGGCCCACGCGCAGGAACTGGCCCGTGACGCCGGGGAGCGGGGCCGGGTCGTGCTCGCCGTCGGCGGCGACGGTATCGCCGGCGGTGTCGGCGGGGCCCTCAGCGGCACCGACGCCCTGCTCGGCCTGGTCCCCGCCGGCCGCGGCAACGACTTCGCCCGGGCGCTGAACCTGCCCACCGAGCCCGCCGCCCTCGCCGAGGTACTGCTCCACCACGAACCCCGGCAGGTCGACACCATCGAGGTTGAGTCGGCCGTACACGACCGTACGGTGGTGCTCGGCAGCGTGTACGCCGGCGTCGACGCCCTGGCCAACCGCCACGCCAACGAGGCCACACTGCTGCGCGGCTCGGCCTCCTACTACGCGGGCGGCCTGCGCGCCGTCACCACCTGGCGCCCCGCGCGCTACCGCGTCACCGTCGACGGCCAGGAACATCTGCACACCGGCTACACGGTCGTGGCCGCCAATTCCGGCTACTACGGATCCGGCCGCCTGATCGCCCCCGACGCCCGCGTGGACGACGGTCTGCTGGACGTCGTGATGATCCGCGAGGCGCCGCGCCGGCTGTTCTTCGCCCTGATGAACGAGCTCAAGACCGGCGCCCACGTTCATCGCCCCCAGGTGCAGATCCTGCGGGGCAGGGAGATCCGTATCGCGGCCGACCGCGAGGTGCCCTACGGCGCGGACGGCGAGGTGGAGGCCACCCTGCCGGTCACGGTCAGGGTTCTGCCGGGAGCACTGCGCGTCCTGTGCTGA